Within the Burkholderia sp. NRF60-BP8 genome, the region CTTCACGCCACGCCCGCCTACTTGCTGCCGAGCACACAGGCAAGCGGATGCGACGCCGTGCCGTTGCGCTGCACGGCGACGGACCCGAAGCCCGCGTCGCTCATCAGCCGCGCGAGCTTGTCGGGCCGATAGGCATCGTAGGGTGCGCGGTCGAGGTCGCGGACGGTGATCGCGACGATCCCGCCGCGCCGGACGATGCGCCGCAACTCGCGCAGACCGTGTGCGGGCGCGGGCCAGAAGTAGATGCAGTTGATCGAGAACGCCTTGTCGAACGCGTCGTCCGGGAACGGCAGCGCGTCGACGGAGCCGAGCGCGAGGTTCACGCGTCCTTGTTCGATGGGTACGCGGTTCAA harbors:
- a CDS encoding class I SAM-dependent methyltransferase, with protein sequence MATHLGQPGRPRGLAGRIVGRIMRRHNRLDNVWTLSLLAIGDSDRVLEVGFGPGDAIRLATEAAPSCHVAGVDHSLTMLAAAKRLNRVPIEQGRVNLALGSVDALPFPDDAFDKAFSINCIYFWPAPAHGLRELRRIVRRGGIVAITVRDLDRAPYDAYRPDKLARLMSDAGFGSVAVQRNGTASHPLACVLGSK